Proteins from a genomic interval of Symmachiella macrocystis:
- a CDS encoding peptide chain release factor family protein: MESAIHPAALPVAELLPRCEVTRTRGSGPGGQHRNKVETAIILLHRPTGTHGEASERRSQAENQTVALFRLRINLALAVRMKKTTDGELNRVWTSRIVGGRISINPAHEDFPTMLAEALDWIESCEFDLKAASEKLGCTGSQLTKFLKREPRAWSGVNANRKLCGLHPLK, encoded by the coding sequence ATGGAGAGTGCGATCCATCCCGCGGCTTTGCCTGTTGCGGAGTTACTGCCTCGATGCGAAGTCACGCGTACCCGCGGCAGCGGGCCGGGAGGACAGCATCGTAACAAGGTCGAAACGGCGATCATCCTGTTGCATCGGCCGACCGGGACTCACGGCGAAGCCTCCGAGCGACGCAGCCAAGCCGAGAACCAGACCGTTGCCCTGTTTCGGCTGCGGATCAATTTGGCGCTCGCGGTGCGCATGAAAAAAACCACCGACGGCGAACTCAATCGAGTGTGGACATCCCGGATTGTGGGAGGCCGCATTAGCATCAATCCAGCACATGAGGACTTTCCTACGATGTTGGCTGAGGCGCTGGATTGGATCGAAAGCTGTGAGTTCGATCTCAAGGCAGCCTCGGAGAAACTGGGCTGTACCGGCTCGCAATTGACAAAATTCTTGAAGCGCGAACCGCGGGCGTGGAGTGGCGTGAACGCCAATCGAAAGTTGTGCGGACTGCATCCGCTGAAATAG
- a CDS encoding helix-turn-helix domain-containing protein, with amino-acid sequence MAYVEAGDIQEILDSLKIRAAELARRTHVSRSYLSHLLSGRKSNPSKLWALQVLQLCREEQLQGIAERIQQRVEPAKSDN; translated from the coding sequence ATGGCGTACGTCGAAGCAGGCGATATCCAAGAAATCCTCGACTCGCTCAAAATTCGAGCAGCCGAACTTGCACGTCGCACCCATGTGAGTCGGTCTTACCTCAGCCATTTGCTGAGTGGTCGCAAGTCGAACCCAAGCAAACTTTGGGCATTGCAAGTTCTTCAGTTATGCCGCGAGGAGCAACTCCAAGGCATCGCTGAACGAATTCAGCAACGGGTCGAACCAGCTAAATCCGACAACTGA
- a CDS encoding arylsulfatase has product MVDCFVRLRLFVGLLVCLSATHVMAAEAAPARPNFVFIMADDLGYAGLSCYGQKKYSTPRIDQMAREGMRFTQVYAGCTVCASSRSVLMTGLHTGHTPVRGNTGGIALADSDVTVAEVLKGVGYRTACIGKWGLGEHGTSGIPNKQGFDRFFGYLHQIHAHFYYPKFLWDQDEKFVLEGNDGFSGQYTHDVIVDRSMQFLREQAEQDDPFFLYLPLTIPHYELLVPEDSLQEFRGKYPETPYTGRRKKVGFPDDYAAQSHPKAATAAMVTRMDRDVGRILDLLKELKLDENTLVFFTSDNGATGGPSDPDFFQACGPLRGYKRDLYEGGIRVPMIASWPGHIKAGSVNDHVWYFADVLPTLSELAKTDAPQKNDGLSVVPALLGEKAAGRAQAEHDYLYWEHPNNHERLLQAVRMGDWKAIRLDAGLPLELYDLQTDVGEKTNVAADHPSVVQQMEQIIKSAHEEPRPQIEPKPPAGRQYQ; this is encoded by the coding sequence ATGGTGGATTGTTTCGTGCGGCTGCGATTGTTTGTGGGGTTGTTGGTTTGTCTTTCGGCAACGCATGTCATGGCGGCAGAGGCTGCGCCCGCGCGGCCGAATTTTGTGTTTATCATGGCTGATGACCTGGGGTATGCCGGGCTGAGCTGTTATGGGCAAAAAAAATACAGCACGCCGCGGATTGATCAAATGGCGCGGGAGGGGATGCGGTTTACGCAGGTGTACGCCGGCTGCACTGTCTGTGCTTCTTCACGCAGTGTGTTGATGACCGGGCTGCACACCGGACATACGCCGGTTCGCGGAAACACCGGCGGCATTGCCTTAGCTGATTCCGACGTCACCGTAGCAGAAGTCCTCAAGGGAGTCGGGTATCGCACTGCTTGTATTGGCAAGTGGGGACTCGGCGAACATGGCACGTCCGGGATTCCCAACAAGCAAGGTTTCGACCGGTTCTTCGGCTATCTGCATCAGATCCATGCTCACTTTTATTATCCCAAGTTCTTGTGGGACCAGGATGAGAAGTTTGTCTTAGAGGGGAACGACGGCTTCAGCGGGCAGTATACGCACGATGTCATCGTCGATCGCTCGATGCAGTTTCTCCGCGAACAAGCAGAGCAAGATGATCCATTCTTCTTGTATCTCCCACTCACAATTCCCCACTACGAACTGTTGGTGCCCGAGGATTCTCTGCAGGAGTTTCGCGGCAAGTATCCGGAAACACCGTATACCGGTCGTCGGAAGAAAGTTGGCTTCCCAGACGACTATGCCGCCCAGTCGCACCCCAAAGCAGCGACAGCGGCGATGGTCACGCGCATGGACCGCGACGTAGGACGAATTCTGGATCTGTTGAAAGAATTGAAATTGGATGAGAACACGTTGGTGTTTTTCACCAGCGACAACGGTGCCACCGGAGGCCCTTCGGATCCTGACTTCTTTCAGGCCTGCGGACCGCTCCGGGGGTATAAACGCGATTTGTACGAAGGGGGAATTCGTGTGCCGATGATCGCGAGCTGGCCGGGGCATATCAAAGCCGGTAGCGTGAACGATCACGTGTGGTATTTCGCCGATGTGCTGCCAACATTATCCGAGCTTGCGAAAACCGATGCGCCGCAAAAAAACGATGGTCTGTCGGTGGTGCCGGCGCTGTTGGGTGAAAAAGCGGCGGGTCGCGCGCAGGCGGAACATGACTATTTGTATTGGGAGCATCCCAACAACCACGAGCGGTTGTTACAGGCCGTACGCATGGGAGATTGGAAAGCGATCCGCCTGGATGCCGGTCTGCCGTTGGAGCTGTACGACTTGCAAACCGATGTCGGCGAGAAAACGAATGTGGCGGCCGACCACCCAAGTGTCGTGCAACAGATGGAGCAGATCATTAAATCCGCACACGAGGAACCACGTCCACAAATCGAGCCGAAGCCCCCCGCAGGGCGGCAATATCAATAG
- a CDS encoding cytochrome c oxidase subunit 3: protein MPALSDRPATHRTDARFLLRFAATVTSVAGTAGVLAWMLIHVVGATPHPGRVVFPVALFASTALLACGSTAMQRALLAIRRERQRLCRRHLCQAMLAGTLFCGVQSYALYCLIQNQTPSTAQADANAFLIVFAGLHAMHFCVAMLFVCYIAVRTFAGRYDHEYYLGITLCTYFWHALGVVWMVILGVFVMALGMQ, encoded by the coding sequence ATGCCCGCTCTCTCCGACAGACCTGCGACTCACCGCACCGATGCCCGGTTTCTATTGCGCTTCGCTGCCACAGTGACGAGTGTGGCGGGGACGGCCGGGGTGTTGGCTTGGATGCTGATCCACGTTGTCGGCGCGACGCCCCATCCGGGACGTGTCGTGTTTCCCGTCGCGCTGTTTGCCAGCACGGCATTACTGGCCTGTGGGAGTACGGCGATGCAACGCGCCTTGCTCGCAATCCGCCGTGAACGCCAACGCCTCTGCCGCCGCCATTTGTGCCAAGCCATGCTGGCCGGGACGCTCTTTTGCGGCGTGCAAAGTTATGCGTTGTACTGCCTGATCCAAAACCAAACCCCGTCAACCGCCCAAGCCGATGCCAACGCCTTCCTCATCGTATTCGCCGGCCTGCACGCAATGCACTTTTGCGTGGCAATGCTGTTTGTCTGCTACATCGCCGTACGAACCTTCGCGGGACGTTACGACCACGAATACTATCTAGGAATCACCCTCTGTACGTACTTCTGGCACGCACTGGGAGTGGTGTGGATGGTGATTCTGGGAGTATTTGTGATGGCGTTAGGGATGCAGTGA
- a CDS encoding MgtC/SapB family protein encodes MDWQLESLYAVRAVVAAVLGGFIGWERGWHGREAGMRTYASVALGSCVFALISSHIPGAEPSRLAANIVTGVGFLGAGIILRERGRTVGLTTAATIWATAAAAPPSVLVCTCWPRLLR; translated from the coding sequence TTGGACTGGCAATTAGAATCCTTGTATGCGGTCCGTGCAGTCGTGGCGGCGGTCCTGGGCGGCTTTATTGGCTGGGAACGCGGGTGGCACGGGCGTGAAGCGGGCATGCGGACCTATGCCTCTGTCGCACTTGGCTCGTGCGTATTTGCCCTCATCTCATCGCACATCCCCGGAGCCGAACCGTCGCGACTAGCGGCCAACATCGTCACCGGCGTCGGCTTTTTGGGAGCCGGCATCATCCTCCGCGAACGCGGCCGCACCGTGGGTCTGACCACCGCAGCCACAATCTGGGCCACCGCCGCCGCGGCACCGCCGTCGGTTTTGGTATGTACCTGCTGGCCACGCTTACTTCGTTGA